One region of Oryza glaberrima chromosome 7, OglaRS2, whole genome shotgun sequence genomic DNA includes:
- the LOC127780541 gene encoding BTB/POZ and MATH domain-containing protein 1-like, translating to MSIEAGVTATAPTVSAIVLTATVGCHLLKISGYSQTRLVDNGERVESAKFKAAGHTWRIVFYPNGKYSMDHGAFSFYLKLIDRSKGVDAEIQFSLLPRHGADSGTLPYSKPEIMHTFGSARRNSKCGFNWFISRDEMETLQNKYVGEDDDSIILRCDIKVVNKPAIHRIGLNDLGVFCPCDDDTCKRLHKRSLQAPSGIAMESQPCLGIKGGFKRLFSYFLA from the coding sequence ATGTCGATCGAAGCAGGTGTTACGGCGACTGCACCCACCGTGTCGGCCATCGTCctgacggcgacggtggggTGCCACCTTCTCAAGATCAGCGGCTACTCGCAGACAAGGCTGGTCGATAATGGCGAACGCGTCGAGTCGGCCAAGTTCAAGGCGGCCGGTCACACCTGGCGCATCGTCTTCTACCCCAACGGCAAGTACAGCATGGACCATGGCGCCTTCTCCTTCTACCTCAAGCTCATCGACAGGTCCAAGGGCGTGGATGCCGAGATCCAATTCAGCCTGCTGCCGCGGCATGGCGCGGACAGCGGTACGCTCCCGTACAGCAAACCGGAGATCATGCACACGTTCGGGAGCGCGCGCCGCAACAGCAAGTGCGGGTTCAACTGGTTCATCAGCAGGGACGAGATGGAGACGCTGCAGAACAAGTATGTCGGGGAGGATGACGACTCCATCATCCTCCGTTGCGACATCAAGGTGGTGAACAAACCGGCCATCCATCGCATTGGCCTGAACGACCTAGGGGTGTTTTGCCCCTGCGATGACGACACCTGCAAGCGCCTCCACAAGAGGTCGCTGCAGGCACCGTCTGGTATAGCTATGGAGTCTCAGCCATGTCTCGGTATCAAGGGGGGGTTCAAAAGGCTTTTCTCATACTTTCTAGCCTAA
- the LOC127780643 gene encoding uncharacterized protein LOC127780643: protein MGKNTMGPSNSSEDTKESMEHLKGKQDSLVVTTKNDHVDHSVLESSSMLNLGKQDEPDKVEILAKATKDVPEELETIETKSMNSVKNTRKNVGKRTRQDNGGSKIKKSSDHNLQGQGTDRSVKGRTMETTPGPTQYPRGRGPTRGNLPYGFV from the exons ATGGGCAAAAATACCATGGGCCCTAGCAACTCATCGGAGGATACAAAAGAATCAATGGAGCATTTGAAG GGAAAACAAGATAGTTTGGTGGTGACAACAAAGAATGATCATGTTGATCATTCTGTGCTAGAATCATCAAGCATGCTTAATCTAGGAAAGCAAGATGAACCTGACAAAGTGGAAATTCTAGCCAAGGCTACCAAGGATGTACCCGAGGAACTGGAAACTATTGAAACAAAATCCATGAATTCAGTCAAGAATACAAGAAAGAATGTTGGGAAGAGAACTCGACAAGATAACGGTGGGAGTAAAATAAAG AAATCCTCTGATCATAATCTGCAAGGTCAAG GAACGGATAGGTCTGTGAAAGGAAGGACAATGGAGACAACTCCAG GTCCTACTCAGTACCCAAGGGGAAGGGGACCAACTAGAGGCAATCTTCCATATGGTTTTGTGTAA